From a single Arachis hypogaea cultivar Tifrunner chromosome 3, arahy.Tifrunner.gnm2.J5K5, whole genome shotgun sequence genomic region:
- the LOC112734606 gene encoding 3-oxoacyl-[acyl-carrier-protein] synthase I, chloroplastic has protein sequence MQAIHTPTLRVSPLDPLRKSTNPPISTRRASKRVSFTVSAAAVSPKVSAPQRQKDPKKRVVITGMGLASVFGNDVDTFYDRLLAGESGITTIDRFDASKFPTRFGGQIRGFSSEGYIDGKNDRRLDDCLRYCIVAGKKALENADLGGEKLNKLDKEKAGVLVGSGMGGLTVFSDGVQALIEKGHRKITPFFIPYAITNMGSALLGIDLGFMGPNYSISTACATSNYCFYAAANHIRRGEADLMIAGGTEAAIIPIGLGGFVACRALSQRNDDPKTASRPWDKDRDGFVMGEGSGVLVMESLEHAMRRGAPIIAEYLGGAVNCDAYHMTDPRSDGLGVSSCIQSSLEDAGVSPEEVNYINCHATSTLAGDLAEINAIKKIFKKTDGIKINATKSMIGHCLGAAGGLEAIATVKAITTGWLHPSINQFNPEPAVDFDTVANVKKQHEINVGISNSFGFGGHNSVVAFSAFKP, from the exons ATGCAAGCCATTCACACACCCACGCTCCGCGTCTCTCCGTTGGACCCACTTCGCAAATCAACCAATCCTCCCATATCCACGCGCCGCGCATCTAAGAGGGTCTCCTTCACCGTCTCCGCAGCCGCCGTCTCCCCCAAGGTTTCGGCTCCTCAGAGGCAGAAGGATCCAAAGAAGCGCGTTGTAATCACCGGAATGGGCCTAGCCTCCGTCTTCGGCAACGACGTCGACACTTTCTATGACAGACTCCTCGCCGGGGAGAGTGGTATCACCACCATCGACCGCTTTGATGCCTCCAAGTTTCCCACCAGGTTCGGCGGCCAGATCCGTGGGTTCAGCTCCGAAGGCTACATCGATGGCAAGAACGACCGCAGGCTCGATGATTGTCTCCGGTACTGCATTGTCGCCGGTAAGAAGGCTCTCGAGAACGCTGACCTCGGGGGCGAAAAGCTCAACAAG CTTGACAAGGAAAAGGCCGGTGTTCTTGTCGGGTCAGGGATGGGTGGTCTTACAGTATTTTCGGATGGTGTTCAGGCTCTAATTGAGAAAGGACATCGCAAAATAACACCGTTCTTCATTCCTTATGCCATTACTAACATGGGTTCTGCTTTGCTTGGAATTGATCTTGGTTTCATGGGTCCAAACTATTCCATATCAACTGCATGTGCTACCTCCAATTATTGCTTTTATGCTGCTGCAAATCACATCCGCAGGGGAGAGGCTGATTTGATGATAGCTGGTGGGACTGAAGCTGCCATCATTCCAATTGGGTTAGGGGGTTTTGTTGCATGCAGGGCCCTCTCTCAGAGAAACGATGACCCTAAAACTGCTTCAAGGCCATGGGATAAAGACCGAGATGGCTTTGTAATGGGTGAAGGTTCTGGAGTTCTG GTAATGGAGAGTCTTGAACATGCCATGAGGCGAGGTGCGCCTATTATTGCTGAATATTTGGGAGGTGCTGTTAACTGTGATGCTTATCACATGACTGATCCAAGATCTGATGGGCTTggtgtttcttcatgcattcagAGCAGCCTTGAAGATGCTGGTGTCTCACCTGAGGAG GTCAACTACATCAATTGTCATGCAACTTCTACTCTTGCTGGTGACTTGGCAGAGATTAATGCTATTAAGAAGATTTTCAAGAAAACTGATGGCATCAAAATCAACGCAACAAAG TCTATGATTGGGCACTGCCTTGGTGCAGCCGGAGGTTTGGAAGCCATTGCAACAGTGAAAGCCATAACAACAGGGTGGCTGCATCCGTCAATCAATCAATTC AATCCAGAACCAGCAGTTGATTTTGACACAGTTGCCAATGTCAAGAAGCAGCATGAAATTAATGTTG gCATTTCAAATTCATTTGGATTTGGTGGACACAATTCTGTGGTGGCATTTTCTGCTTTCAAGCCCTGA
- the LOC112734608 gene encoding high mobility group B protein 14 has product MAGRAKRKTSASASPSSSVPSRKLVLNIKTSRGMKRSLRQANSRKKPKAKQKIDAKKPKKPPTAFFYFLEDFRKEFQEQNPDVKSMRDIGKACGEKWKTMTYEEKVQYYDIATEKRAEFDMAMAEYNKKMENGEFEDTDEESDFDE; this is encoded by the exons ATGGCGGGAAGGGCTAAACGGAAAACCTCTGCTTCTGCGTCACCCTCTTCTTCTGTTCCTTCCCG CAAACTAGTGTTGAACATCAAAACAAGCAGGGGGATGAAGAGATCACTGCGGCAGGCTAATTCGAGAAAGAAACCCAAAGCAAAACAAAAGATTGATGCTAAGAAGCCAAAGAAACCTCCCactgctttcttctacttctt GGAGGATTTTCGTAAAGAATTTCAAGAGCAGAACCCCGATGTCAAGTCAATGCGAGAT ATTGGCAAGGCATGTGGAGAGAAGTGGAAAACGATGACTTATGAG GAGAAGGTTCAATACTATGATATAGCAACAGAAAAGCGCGCAGAATTTGATATGGCAATGGCAGAATATAATAAGAAAATG GAAAACGGTGAATTTGAAGACACTGATGAAGAATCGGATTTTGATGAATAA